The sequence GCCAAAATTGAGTTCGAACTGCTCGGAGCCAATGCTCGGTGGCGAATAGTTGTTGACGTCGATGCTTCCGAAGAGGCGATCGGCTTCTAAGATCCGCACGTCGATGATGCTTTGACCGAACCCTTCACCTGCCCGCAAGCTGGCTTCGATGTTTTCGAAGATCGGATCGAGGCGCAGGACGCGCAGGCGATCCTCGAGTTTACCGACGTTGAGGGGTGCGTCCGCGTCGAGGGCAATGCGCGATCGCACGTAGCTTTCATCGAGGCGGCGCGTCCCTTCAATGATTATTTCCTCGACCCCACCCTCGATCGCGCGGATTTCCACCATCCCGCTCGGGAGCGTAGCTTCCACGACAACTGCCCGGGAGGTGAGATAGCCCTGCTCGATATAGAGTGCGGTAATCGCATCGGCAGCGGCAATTAACTCCGCGCGCGTCGTCGTCCCCACGAGCGGCTCGACAATCGCGGCAAAATCTTCTGGTTCGAAAACGGTACTGCCGATAACCTCGACACTCACAACCTCGACTGCAATGGCGTCGGCATCGGTGGGGGGGGTAACGGGCACTACTGGCGGCTCGACATCGGGAGCGTCGTCCGCTTCGGGGAGTGGAGCGGGCAGTTGCGGTTGCTGTTGTTGTAGAAAACGCTCTTGCGGTCGATCTCGGACCTGCGCGAGTAAATCCGTTACCGTTAAGTCCGCCACCGGGACGGCCGCCGCCAACGACTGCGTCGACACCTCGACAGTTGCAGCGATCGCCTCGCGATTCGGACCGATGCTCAGCACAATCCCCGCACAGAACGGCGCGCAAAATTGCGCAACAGATGCCCCCCTGTAAATCCATCGAGAGCCGCGATCGCTCATGCCCATATCCCACAATTCGGACGGAACCACGCGGAAATTATGGCACGCTCCTTGCACGAAATCCATCATTCGAGTCGGAATTGCTCGCTCAGCTTGAGAACGTCACTAGGTCTGAATGCACGGCCCGCTCGCTCGAGATCGAACCTGAAGCCAGTTTGTAAAATATGTTTAAGCTAGCATTATGCTGAAAATCCATGCTCCACATCGAGCGAGTGTTGGAGCACCCGTTAGGGTAGATAAAATCGGAAGGATTGAATCTAGCCACACACCTTTACAGACCTAAGTATCAGACTCCGATTTGTCTCTCCGGCACCCGACTCCTCGGGACTCTCTCAAACTAGACTGCATCCACTGCAAAATCCCTCCGTTCTATTAGAGGCTGTTTGAAAAGTTGACTTGCGCGAAGTTAGGCACATGCCTCTTGACTAGGGAGCAGGGCTTTCGGAGCTTTTCTACGGGTAGCTCGGGGCAGTCTGGTACCGAGCTGGACCCTTTTCAATCAGCCTCTAGGATTCTGCTCGGATGCATCGCAACTTCTCCAGAAGGTTTCTGCCAAATTGTCTCGGTATTTCTACTAGCTCTAAAATGAAATATGCAATTAGAGCAGGATAGATCTGCTGCTCGATTCCACTGGCATTCTTTGCGATCGAGTGTCCGGCTTTAAATGCATCTTCGGGAATTTCCACAATTGCCCAATGTGTAAAAAAATTCGATATGGGCTCGTCAGGATTTTTGTGTAAACCCTCAGCAGAATTCAAGCGCGAACTGTTGGTGACAGGGAATTTCTGCCAGTCCCTCGAGGGCAATAGAAAATCACTCCAGACTTGGAAATTAGCAGATTTCGAGCCTCTGAACCGCGAACGTTTCTAGCTTCAATACTTCCAATCCGGAGGGTGCTAGTGCTGACACTCGCTCTGGACGACACCTCTCGCGGTGTATGGGTTTGCCACGAACCCTCTACAACTAAGGGAACCCTACCAGATCGAGCCTAGAAATACGCCGGCCAGCAAAGTAAATCCGATCGCGACGTTCTCGCGGAAAACTTGTCCGTACAGTCTCGGCGGCACCCGCGGTCGGCTCAGCTGCCAGCACTCTCGTATCCATAGCGCTGAGGCGATCGCCCACGTCGCCCAGAACGACACGTGCAGGTGCATGACGATACCCTCGGCGGCCAGCAAGAGTGACGTCCCGGCAAAGAACGCGCTCACGGCAGCAACGACGCGATCGCCGAAGAACAACGCGCTGGAATTGATTCCGATGCGCCGGTCGTCCTCGCGATCGGCCATGGCGTATACCGTATCGAAGCCGAGCGTCCACAGCAATGTCGCGCCCCACAGCAGCCACATGGGCGCTCCCGAGCACTGCCACAGCCACACCTGCCCGTCGCACGCGATCGCGCTCCAGCCAATCGCTACTGTGAAGCCCCAGGCGATCGACAAGACCAACTGCGGCACCGGGAAGAAACGCTTCGCCAGGGGATAACACACGATAACCGGTACTGCCGCCACGCTCAGCATGAAGCTCACCCGGTTGAGGTACAGCGCCGCCACTGCCGCGCAGGCCAGTGCCACTCCCGCCACGACGATGCCCGTGCGGACCGACAGCGCCTTCGACGCCAGCGGCCGCGATCGCGTGCGTTCTACTTGCGGATCGATCTCCCGGTCCCAGAGGTCGTTGATCGCGCAACCGGCTGCACTCGTCGCCAGGCTGCCGAGCAATATTACGCCCACTAGGGGCAGCGGCGGCGTCCCCTCCGCGGCCAGCACCACCGCCCACAAGGCTGGAATCGCCAAAATCAAGCGCCCTGCCGGTTTATTCCACCGCAGCAAGCGGACGATGCTCAACCACGTCGGTTCTGGAGTGGATGGCAACTGTGAAGGTAATCGACGACTTGTCATAACGGCTGCAAATGGGCGGTCTTAGGAGACGAGAGACGGTATATGGTGAATAAACGACTCGATCCTAACTGCAACCGACACCGCGCGCATGACCGAGACTCTCTTTCGCATTCAATCCCAAGCGCCCAGGAGCAACCCTGCCCTCCTCGATCGCGATCGCGTCATGGCCGCCATTGACGTCGGCACCAACTCCATC comes from Rubidibacter lacunae KORDI 51-2 and encodes:
- a CDS encoding 4-hydroxybenzoate solanesyltransferase, with product MTSRRLPSQLPSTPEPTWLSIVRLLRWNKPAGRLILAIPALWAVVLAAEGTPPLPLVGVILLGSLATSAAGCAINDLWDREIDPQVERTRSRPLASKALSVRTGIVVAGVALACAAVAALYLNRVSFMLSVAAVPVIVCYPLAKRFFPVPQLVLSIAWGFTVAIGWSAIACDGQVWLWQCSGAPMWLLWGATLLWTLGFDTVYAMADREDDRRIGINSSALFFGDRVVAAVSAFFAGTSLLLAAEGIVMHLHVSFWATWAIASALWIRECWQLSRPRVPPRLYGQVFRENVAIGFTLLAGVFLGSIW